A single Myxococcales bacterium DNA region contains:
- the gap gene encoding type I glyceraldehyde-3-phosphate dehydrogenase, which produces MAKVRVGINGFGRIGRGFVRCLADAPDTFDLVLINDLTDVKTLGHLLKHDSVHGRFPGTVVAEDGALIINGDKVVITAKKDPAEIPWKDHGVDIVIEATGKFVDKAGAGKHLAAAKKVLISAPAKEPDVTLCCGINLEAYQPASHHIISNASCTTNCLAPVTKVLHETFGIVSGIMTTIHSYTNDQQILDLPHKDLRRARAAALSMIPTTTGAAKALKEVLPAMAGKLDGMAIRVPTPNVSLVDLTVRLEKKATAQEVNDAFRAAAAGPLEGILAVSDEPLVSCDYNGDRHSATVDAALTTAIGDQIKVLAWYDNEMGYSQRLFDLAKFVGERL; this is translated from the coding sequence ATGGCCAAGGTTCGCGTAGGTATCAACGGTTTCGGACGCATCGGGCGCGGCTTCGTCCGCTGTCTGGCGGACGCCCCCGACACGTTCGATCTGGTCCTGATCAACGATCTGACCGACGTGAAGACGCTCGGGCACCTGCTCAAGCACGACTCGGTCCACGGGCGCTTCCCGGGCACGGTCGTCGCCGAGGACGGCGCGCTGATCATCAACGGCGACAAGGTCGTGATCACCGCCAAGAAGGACCCGGCCGAGATCCCGTGGAAGGACCACGGCGTCGACATCGTCATCGAGGCGACCGGCAAGTTCGTCGACAAGGCCGGCGCCGGCAAGCACCTGGCCGCCGCCAAGAAGGTGCTGATCAGCGCGCCGGCGAAGGAGCCCGACGTCACGCTGTGCTGTGGCATCAACCTCGAGGCCTACCAGCCGGCGAGCCACCACATCATCTCGAACGCGTCGTGCACGACCAACTGCCTGGCGCCGGTCACCAAGGTGCTGCACGAGACCTTCGGGATCGTGTCGGGCATCATGACGACGATCCACAGCTACACCAACGACCAGCAGATCCTCGATCTGCCGCACAAGGACCTGCGCCGGGCGCGCGCGGCGGCCCTGTCGATGATCCCGACCACCACCGGCGCGGCCAAGGCCCTCAAGGAGGTCCTGCCGGCCATGGCGGGCAAGCTCGACGGCATGGCCATCCGCGTGCCGACGCCCAACGTGTCGCTGGTCGATCTGACCGTGCGGCTCGAGAAGAAGGCGACCGCCCAGGAGGTCAACGACGCGTTCCGCGCCGCCGCGGCCGGGCCGCTCGAGGGCATCCTCGCGGTGTCCGACGAGCCGCTGGTGTCGTGCGACTACAACGGCGATCGCCACTCGGCCACGGTCGACGCCGCGCTGACCACCGCGATCGGCGATCAGATCAAGGTGCTGGCCTGGTACGACAACGAGATGGGCTACTCGCAGCGCCTGTTCGATCTGGCCAAGTTCGTCGGCGAGCGCCTGTAG